From the genome of Phycodurus eques isolate BA_2022a chromosome 22, UOR_Pequ_1.1, whole genome shotgun sequence, one region includes:
- the LOC133397285 gene encoding protein FAM180A — MASDVLLLVLLISGLAAARHPRSALYPATLHPKWQTPWLLAHSFQKSVEDVELLFEILLSGMEILGKDPPVIPDAELASLRGARSLELICDGVLPKSLPEVLRLAAGLDERRRPMSAPDFERTVLTLVYAAQTAARASGTERRQAWAGSFVRLFRAIRKDLAL, encoded by the exons ATGGCCTCCGACGTGCTCCTGCTGGTTTTGCTCATCAGCGGCCTGGCGGCCGCTCGGCACCCTCGCTCGG CTTTGTACCCAGCGACGTTGCATCCAAAGTGGCAAACACCATGGCTGCTGGCTCATTCCTTCCAGAAATCTGTGGAGGATGTGGAGCTTCTGTTCGAG ATCCTGTTGTCCGGTATGGAGATCCTAGGAAAAGATCCGCCCGTCATCCCTGACGCAGAGCTGGCGTCCCTGCGGGGCGCTCGCTCACTGGAGCTCATCTGCGACGGCGTCCTCCCAAAGAGCCTCCCGGAGGTCCTGCGTCTGGCCGCCGGGCTGGATGAACGCCGCCGCCCCATGAGCGCGCCCGACTTTGAGAGGACCGTGTTGACGCTGGTGTACGCCGCCCAGACGGCGGCGAGGGCGAGCGGGACAGAGAGGCGCCAAGCCTGGGCCGGGTCTTTCGTCCGGCTCTTTAGGGCCATCCGGAAGGACCTCGCGCTTTAG
- the mtpn gene encoding myotrophin, which translates to MGDKDLTWALNTGDLEVVESMLVTTEDVNRTLDGGRKPLHYACDFGQTRVVEFLLSKGADVNAPDKHGLTPLFSACLEGHAACVKVLLEKGADKDQKGLDGKRAFEVVSDDAIKALLK; encoded by the exons atgggCGACAAAGATTTGACTTGGGCGCTGAACACCGGCGACTTGGAGGTGGTCGAATCCATGCTGGTGACG ACCGAAGACGTCAACCGGACCCTGGATGGCGGCAGGAAGCCCTTGCACTACGCCTGTGACTTTGGCCAGACACGCGTAGTGGAGTTCCTCCTCTCCAAGGGAGCAGATGTCAAC GCCCCCGACAAACATGGCCTCACTCCATTGTTCTCCGCTTGCCTCGAGGGCCACGCCGCCTGTGTCAAGGTCCTGCTAGAAAAG GGCGCCGACAAGGATCAGAAGGGTCTGGACGGCAAGAGAGCCTTCGAGGTGGTCAGCGACGACGCCATCAAGGCGCTGCTCAAGTGA